The Pseudanabaena sp. FACHB-2040 genome segment CAGCCCGCCCATCAGCGTTAGCAGCGTCGTTTTACCCGAACCCGACGGGCCGGTCATAATGATGATCTCGCCTGCCCGGATCTCAAGGTTGATATCAAACAGGGCCTGCTTTCGCAGATCTCCCTGACCAAAGTAATGGTTCAAATTCTGAGCCAAAATAACAGGCTGTTCTACGGCTGCAGCTGTTGCTACAGGAGATGAAAAGGTATCCATGGTGCACCAAATTCGCTAAATGGATTGCGATCGCAAATTCTTCTGATGGGCTTGGGCACTTTGCCCCTCAGCCCGGTTAAAAAATATCGGCTGGGTCGGCGCTGTAGAGCTTGCGCATAGCCACCGTTCCAGAACCGGCGCACATCACAAGGGTCAGCACCAGCACCGTAATCGCCCGGTCGAGCTTCATGCCAATGGGCAGCAGAGTGGCTGCATAGACAACCTGATAAAGCCCAGTCGCCAACAGCACACTGGGCACAAAGCCAATCAGCGCCAAAATTAGAGATTCCTGCAGCAATACCATCAGCAGGTAGCGATCGCTATAGCCCATCGCCTTGAGCGTGGCAAATTCCGGCAGGTGATCGGACACATCAGAGTAGAGAATCTGGTAGACAATCACCACGCCGACGATAAAACCAATCACGGTACCCAGACCAAAAATAAAGCCAATGCCGGTACCCTCAGACCAGTACAGCTTCTCAATGTCGGCAAAACCCTCCGGGGTCAGCACCGTGACATCATCGGGCAAAGTCGCCTGTAGCTGCTGCATAACCCCTTCAACGTCCGCACCTGGATCAAGCTGAATTAAGCCCACCTCAATCTGGCTAGGGGATCGTTCAGGAAACAGGTTGAGAAAGGTGGAATCGCTAACGACAACGTTGCCGTCAGCAGCAAAGGAAGACCCCATCTGAAACACCTGGTTTACCTGAAGCTGCCTGCCGTTTACCTGAACCTGCAGCGGCCCATTTTCAGCTAACAGATCGGGAATCGGGCCATACTCCGGTCGGCCCGCCCGGTCAAAGAGCGCTCCATTCAAAGGCTTGATGGCCTCCAGGTTTTGCTGAATCTCTGGGTTGGTAAAGGCCGGATTGGCCGGATCGACGCCCCAAATCAGGATGGTGCGGCTCAGCAAAGTCTCAGGATTGCGCCACTGGGCAGAAGCAATATAAAGCGGGCTGACGGTGGCCACGCCCGCCACACCCAACGCTTGATAAAGCCGCTCCCGCGGGCTGCTGCGAACAGCAAACAAAGTTTGAAACTGGGGGTTAGCAATCACTAGATCTGCATTTAGATCCTGATAGGGCTTGGTCGCAGCATCAAACAGTGCCCCCTGAAAGCCCATCTGCACAAACATCAAGATGTCGGCAAAGGCAATGCCAGATAGGGCAACTGCTAGGCGGGCCTTTTGCTTAGTTAGCAGCAGCCAGGCCAGGGGAGTTTTTCGGGTGCGAAATGGCAGCATGGGCAAGTTCCTAGGTTATTGAGCGGCTGGCTGAGTGGTTCTATACCGAACGTCCGTTATGCTTTGAGGCGCAGAAGTCTCTGGCTGAATCACGACTTGGACCTGTAGATTGGTCAGATTGGCAACGGTGCGGCTGGCTTCGGGGGTGAGGGCGATGCGAACTTCCACCACCCGACGGTCTAAGTTTTCGCCTGGCTGGTTGCTAAAAACGTTTTGGCGGTCGATCTGCAGGCCCACCTGCGAGACTACGCCCTGCAGCTCTCCACCAAAAGCCTGCCCGGTGACGACCGCAGCCTGGCCTGGCGTAACTCGGCCAACATCGCTCTGGTAGACCTCTGCCACTACCGCCATTTCATCGGTTTGGCCCAGATCGGCAATGCCGCTATCGGTGAGCTTTTCTCCCGGACGGGCATGGACTTTGAGCACCTGTCCGGCGATAGGAGCCCGGATATTGGCCTGCTCTAGGTTGGTTTGAGCTTGCTGGAGAGCTGCGATCGCACCCTCCACCTCAGCCTGAGCCACCTGCACATCTACCGGACGCACCTCCGCAATGCGATCTAAAGTTGCAGTTGCTTCCCGCAGCTGAGCCTGAAGGGTAGTCAGCGTGCGGTTGGCGCTCTCTCTGGCCTCGCTCAGCTGAGCTTGAGCGGTGGTCGCTGTCAGGCGATAGCCATCGAGAGTAGAGGCCGACACCGCCCCTTGCTGGTAAAGCTGCTCAAATCGCTGATACTCCCGCTCAGCGGTTTGCACTTCTGCCTCTAGGCGGGCAAGAGTAGCCGCCTGCACCGAGCGAGATCCCTCAATTTCGGCCTGCAGTCGGCTGATGTTGGCCCGCTGAGCCTGCAGTTCGCCCGTCTGAGCGCCAGCCTGCACTTGGGCTAAGCGAGCCTGGGCTGCTCGCACCCGCTCCTGGGCCTGCTGCACCTCATCCTGCAGTCGATTGCGAGAGTCGAGCACCGCGATCACCTGACCGGCCTCTACCCGATCGCCCTCTCCTACCTGGAGTTCTAGCAGGCGATCGCCATCGAGCGCCATGGGAGCCGCCACTTGAATCACCTCGGTAGCAGGTTCGAGCCGCCCGAGAGCAGCAATTCCTACAGGTGGCAGCACTTCAGCAGACGATTCCGCCTCTTCCCTAGCCTGGTTAAAGGTGGCAACACCGTAAACGGTTAGGCCGCTGACGGCTGCGATCGCACCGATAGCCAACCCCCACGCCCTACGATTCTTTAGCCTCAATACGCCCTGCAGCATCTCACAACCCTCGCCTCATAGCTAACAATCAACGACTTTTGACTCGGAAGCCTGCTGTTTTTCCAGATAGAGCCGCAGCATCTCCAGCAGCAGGCGGGCATGGTCTTGGAACGAAAAGCCTTCTGGCTCATACATCCGGTGCAGCAAAATGCCGTCTACAACACAGCCCAGAAATTCTAGAAGAGGCTTGTCCTCAATACCCAACAGCTCAGCTATCTGCGGCTCGCTCTCCCTCCAGACATCGTGAAATACCTGACAAGGAGACTTATTCTCACGCTGCTGATGCTGATAAAACTCGACCCAAATCAGGTTCTGCTTGATGAAATAGTCTTCGTGCTCAGCAACAAATTGAAGGGCCACTTCAGCTCGTTCGAGCGTTGCCTCTTTTTCACTCATAACAGCGATCGCATTTTTAATGTCCTGCAAAGACATCTCCCGCACTAGCTGTTCAAAGAGGGCTTCTTTGCTAGGGAAGTAGTGGTAAAGCGTGCCAGTAGACACCCCCAACCCTTGAGCAATTTGCCGCATTGTTAAAGCGGCGTATCCCTTCTCGGCAAACAAGTCGAAGCATTGCCTCAGTAACTCCCTACGGTATTGATCATGGTCAACAATCTTGGGCATAATCGCTCGAACGGCTTGGAATATAAAAAGTAGAGCTGCTTAAAAATAACTCCACTCACTGTCCAATATTTTATATCGAACGATTGTTATACAAATTTTATAACGCAGCTGAGCTTCCTTGTAAAGGGGTTGGCCGCCTAAAAAGCCATGCTATGCTAGAAGAACATTTGGGATTATTTTCGGTTGTGTAATTCGTCTTCAGGCGTTTCTCCGGATCTAACTCTCCTCAAATCTCGATTCGGAGATCTTTCATGTCTATCTACGTTGGAAATTTGTCTTACCAGGCTACTGAGGGAGACATTTCCCAAATTTTTGCCGAGTATGGAACTGTTAAGCGCGTTCAGCTGCCGACTGACCGCGAAACCGGACGGATGCGGGGCTTTGCTTTTGTAGAAATGGCTACAGATGCTGAGGAAGATGCGGCAATCGAAGCTCTAGACGGAGCTGAGTGGATGGGTCGCGACATCAAAGTTAACAAAGCCAAGCCGCGTGAAAGCAGAGGCCCTTCTCGCAGCAGCTGGTAAGCCAGCCATTAAAGTTCAACCGCTAGCAGGCTTTTAAGCTTGAGCGTTACAGTCTTGAGGGTAGACAAGGCGTCTACCCTTTTTGTTTACCTCTATTCAATCAATTCGTCTTCTTTAAGACAGACGCAAGCTTATCAGGAGATCGAATGGCACAAGTCACACTAGGCGAAGATGAGGGCATTGAGTCAGCCCTACGCCGCTTCAAACGAAAAGTATCTCGAGCGGGAATTTTCCCAGACATGCGGAAAAACCGCCACTTTGAAACCCCCATCGAAAAACGCAAGCGCAAGGCGCTCTCTAGACAAAAACGGAGACGCAGTAACTTCCGTTAAATTTCTCCGCCATACTGCCCCAAGCTAGCGTCTATGACAACCCTTCTAGCAAGATGGACAAGGCGTAGGGGCGGGTTCTTTTGCAGCTAGAAGTGCAGCCAATTTACAAATACTTGTAAAAGCTGTAGCTCATGCCTGGAAAACATTTAGAGGTTATCGAATGATGAAAGTTCCAGAATTAGTAAGTCGTTACAAAGCCGGACAACGAGATTTCAGAAACCTAAACCTGATTGCGGCAAATCTTAGAAACCTCAATTTTGCCGGTGCGAACTTCAGCGGCAGTAATTTCACTGGCGCAAATTTGACGGGAACCAATTTGAGCTGTGCCAACTTAACTGGCGCAAATCTAACCAAGGCCAAGTTCTCAGAAACCAACCTAACGCGCTCAAATCTCAGCAATTCTGATTTAAGTGGTGTTGATCTGAGCCGGGCCAATCTTAGGCAAGCATATCTCACTGGGGCCAACATGCCGCAGCCTATCTAGCCGTGGCCGATGTAGCCGCAGCTTGCGTAGAAGATTGAAACAGAGGTGCAGCCAGCTGCACCTCTGTTTCGTTAGGGTGTTTTGTTAGGGCCTAGCGGCTGTAAATTCGGGTAAGTTCTCGAATGCGATCGCTAATCTCTTGAGTTAGCAAATCAGAACTGCCGTAGCGCCAGCGCCAATTGCCAGGAATTTTGCTGGGATCATTCATTCTGGCCCAACCCTCTAGACCTAAGAGATCTTGCAGGGGAATGATCGCCAGGTCGCTAACAGTAGACAGCGCCAGCCGAATCAGCACCCAGTTGATCTCGCTAACAGCATCCGGGCTGGCATAGCCCAGGTATTGGGCAAAGAACTGTTTTTCCTCAGGTCTAAGCGTCGCCCACCAGCCCAACGTAGTGTCGTTGTCATGGGTGCCCGAGTACACAACGCTATTGCGGGCATAGTGGTGGGGCAGATGGGTGTCTTCGGGGTTGCCGTTAAAGCCAAACATCAGAATCTTCATGCCCGGAAAGTCAAACTGATCGCGCAGAGCCTCGACCTCCGGCGTAATGATCCCCAAGTCTTCAGCCATGATGGGCAGACTGCCTAGGCGCTCACCCAACGTTTTGAAGAACGCTTCGCCTGGGGCTTTAACCCATTCACCGTTAATTGCTGTGGCTTCTCCCGCAGGCACTTGCCAGTAGGCTTCAAAGCCTCGAAAATGGTCAACCCGTACAACATCAACATATTGCAGGGTCGCCTTAAAGCGCTGAGTCCACCAATCAAACTCGGTGCGCTGACATTCATCCCAATCGTAGACAGGGTTGCCCCAGAGTTGCCCAGTCTCACTAAAGTAGTCGGGCGGCACACCGGCAATGTAGGCCGACTCTAGGGTTTCGGGATTGAGCTTGAAGAGTTTGGGGTGAGCCCACACATCAGAGCTGTTGTGGCAGACGTAGATCGAGACATCTCCGACAATTTGGATGCCTTTGCCGTTGGTATAGGCGCGCAGTCTCGACCACTGCTCAAAAAACTTGAACTGTAAAAAGCGGTGGAACTGAATCTGCTCGTGCAGCGCTTCAGTTTTAGCCTGCAATGCTTCAGGCTGGCGGCGAGCCACAGCCTCTTCCCACTGGCTCCAAGGTTTGCCGTCATTGGCCTCCAGCAAAGCCATAAACAGGACAAAATCATCCAGCCACCAGGCCTGTTCCTGGCAAAACTGGTCAAACTGGGCCTGATTATCCCCAGTCAGTGACGCTTGAAATCGCTCAAAAGCTTTTCCTAGGAACTGTCGCTTGTGGGGAATGACCCGGCTAAACTCCACTCGATTGGGGTTGCTGTTGGGCAGCGGCTCCAGTTCATTGGTTTCCAGCAAGCCCTCTTCTACCAACCGCTCCAGGCTAATCATCAGCGGGTTGCCCGCAAAAGCGCTGAAGTTCATAGTGTAGGGCGAGTGGTCGTAGCCCGTAGGCCCCAGCGGAAGCACCTGCCACAGACTTTGACCACTGCGTTTCAGGAAGTCTACAAAATCATAGGCGGCCTGACCCAAATCCCCAATACCGAAGGCACTGGGAAGAGACGTGGGGTGCAGCAAAACACCGCTGGCGCGTTTAAAACTCATGGCAGACGGGCTGATAAGACAACAGAGGGCGATAGACCTAGAAAGTCCGTAACCCAATCCCTTGATAGGGGAAAAACAGCAAAGAGACAACTATCTTTAGGTGGGCTAAAGAATTCGATAGGGTGCCAGAAAGCATTTCGTTCTGCTGTTTACCGCTGTTTCAGCCCAGCCTTACTTGCCAATGCAGAACCGGCTAAAGATCTCGTCTAGCATTGACTCGGTGATCTCATTGCCAGTGATTTCTCCTAGAGCCTGAATTGCAATTCGCAGGTCAATCGTCCAAAAATCTAGGGGCAGCTGGTTGTTGATAGTTTCCTGCACCTGCTCTAGGGCGGCTTGGGCGCGAGCTAGAGCTGCTGCCTGTCGTTGGTTGATGGCTAGGTCTAGATTTGCCGCCGACAGATTATCCGCCTGCACGGTTTTGAGGATGGTTTGTTCTAGGGCTTCAATGCCTTGATTTTGGGCGGCTGCAGTGTAGACAACGGGAAGTGCCGAATCTGGCAGAGTGGGCAAAGAGCTGGAGTCTACCAGATCCAGCTTGTTGACCACAAAGATGAGAGGCCGGTGTTTGACCGTGTCATACAGCCGCTGATCCTCGGCTGTCCACCCGGCTGCGGCATCGAGGGTGAGCAAAACTAGATCGGCAGACTGGGCCGCTTGGCGGGATCGCTCAATGCCCATACGCTCGACCTGATCAGCCGCATCTCGAATCCCTGCCGTATCCAGCACCTGGACTGGGATGCCGCCGACCACTAGCTGAGACTCAACCACATCGCGCGTCGTGCCCGGCAGGTCAGTAACGATGGCGCGATCGCAACGGCTCCAGGCATTGAGCAAACTCGATTTACCCACATTGGGGCGACCCACAATCGCCACCTTCAGGCCGCTACGCAACAGCTCTCCCTGATGCGCTGTGTCTAAAATGCGGCGTACCTCCGCCAGCGCATCTGTCAGCTGCTGGCAAATGGCCGGTTCATCTAGGGGCGGCAGGTCTTCTTCAAAATCAATGCGGGCCTCTACCTCTGCCAGCATATCCAGACAGGCCGAGCGCAAGGTCTGAATCGGCTGCATCAACCGTCCTTGAAGACCTGCTAGGGCTGCTTGAGCCGCTTGAGGAGACTGAGCCCCGACTAAGTCGGCAATGCCCTCGGCCTGGGTCAGGTCCAGCCGACCGTTGAGAAAGGCGCGCAGGGTAAATTCTCCGGGCTGGGCCAGCCGGGCTCCTTGGGCAATGCAGAGCTGCTGCACTTGCTGCACCGCCATAATGCCGCCATGACAGTGAAACTCCACCACGTCTTCACGGGTGTACGACCGGGGAGTAAGCATGAGCAGCAGCAGCGCCTCGTCGATCACCTGCTGGGTTTGAGGATGGCAGATATGGCCGTAGAGAATGCGGTGGCTTTCCCATGGCTGCTGGCCTAGTGCTCGAAAGAGGGCCTTTGCGATCGCAACTGCCGTTGCTCCCGAC includes the following:
- the malQ gene encoding 4-alpha-glucanotransferase, which translates into the protein MSFKRASGVLLHPTSLPSAFGIGDLGQAAYDFVDFLKRSGQSLWQVLPLGPTGYDHSPYTMNFSAFAGNPLMISLERLVEEGLLETNELEPLPNSNPNRVEFSRVIPHKRQFLGKAFERFQASLTGDNQAQFDQFCQEQAWWLDDFVLFMALLEANDGKPWSQWEEAVARRQPEALQAKTEALHEQIQFHRFLQFKFFEQWSRLRAYTNGKGIQIVGDVSIYVCHNSSDVWAHPKLFKLNPETLESAYIAGVPPDYFSETGQLWGNPVYDWDECQRTEFDWWTQRFKATLQYVDVVRVDHFRGFEAYWQVPAGEATAINGEWVKAPGEAFFKTLGERLGSLPIMAEDLGIITPEVEALRDQFDFPGMKILMFGFNGNPEDTHLPHHYARNSVVYSGTHDNDTTLGWWATLRPEEKQFFAQYLGYASPDAVSEINWVLIRLALSTVSDLAIIPLQDLLGLEGWARMNDPSKIPGNWRWRYGSSDLLTQEISDRIRELTRIYSR
- a CDS encoding pentapeptide repeat-containing protein encodes the protein MMKVPELVSRYKAGQRDFRNLNLIAANLRNLNFAGANFSGSNFTGANLTGTNLSCANLTGANLTKAKFSETNLTRSNLSNSDLSGVDLSRANLRQAYLTGANMPQPI
- a CDS encoding RNA-binding protein, with the protein product MSIYVGNLSYQATEGDISQIFAEYGTVKRVQLPTDRETGRMRGFAFVEMATDAEEDAAIEALDGAEWMGRDIKVNKAKPRESRGPSRSSW
- the rpsU gene encoding 30S ribosomal protein S21; protein product: MAQVTLGEDEGIESALRRFKRKVSRAGIFPDMRKNRHFETPIEKRKRKALSRQKRRRSNFR
- a CDS encoding HlyD family efflux transporter periplasmic adaptor subunit, giving the protein MLQGVLRLKNRRAWGLAIGAIAAVSGLTVYGVATFNQAREEAESSAEVLPPVGIAALGRLEPATEVIQVAAPMALDGDRLLELQVGEGDRVEAGQVIAVLDSRNRLQDEVQQAQERVRAAQARLAQVQAGAQTGELQAQRANISRLQAEIEGSRSVQAATLARLEAEVQTAEREYQRFEQLYQQGAVSASTLDGYRLTATTAQAQLSEARESANRTLTTLQAQLREATATLDRIAEVRPVDVQVAQAEVEGAIAALQQAQTNLEQANIRAPIAGQVLKVHARPGEKLTDSGIADLGQTDEMAVVAEVYQSDVGRVTPGQAAVVTGQAFGGELQGVVSQVGLQIDRQNVFSNQPGENLDRRVVEVRIALTPEASRTVANLTNLQVQVVIQPETSAPQSITDVRYRTTQPAAQ
- the devC gene encoding ABC transporter permease DevC, coding for MLPFRTRKTPLAWLLLTKQKARLAVALSGIAFADILMFVQMGFQGALFDAATKPYQDLNADLVIANPQFQTLFAVRSSPRERLYQALGVAGVATVSPLYIASAQWRNPETLLSRTILIWGVDPANPAFTNPEIQQNLEAIKPLNGALFDRAGRPEYGPIPDLLAENGPLQVQVNGRQLQVNQVFQMGSSFAADGNVVVSDSTFLNLFPERSPSQIEVGLIQLDPGADVEGVMQQLQATLPDDVTVLTPEGFADIEKLYWSEGTGIGFIFGLGTVIGFIVGVVIVYQILYSDVSDHLPEFATLKAMGYSDRYLLMVLLQESLILALIGFVPSVLLATGLYQVVYAATLLPIGMKLDRAITVLVLTLVMCAGSGTVAMRKLYSADPADIF
- a CDS encoding TetR/AcrR family transcriptional regulator; translation: MPKIVDHDQYRRELLRQCFDLFAEKGYAALTMRQIAQGLGVSTGTLYHYFPSKEALFEQLVREMSLQDIKNAIAVMSEKEATLERAEVALQFVAEHEDYFIKQNLIWVEFYQHQQRENKSPCQVFHDVWRESEPQIAELLGIEDKPLLEFLGCVVDGILLHRMYEPEGFSFQDHARLLLEMLRLYLEKQQASESKVVDC
- the mnmE gene encoding tRNA uridine-5-carboxymethylaminomethyl(34) synthesis GTPase MnmE; the encoded protein is MAHSITQGETIVAIATAIVPQQGSVGIVRLSGATAVAIAKALFRALGQQPWESHRILYGHICHPQTQQVIDEALLLLMLTPRSYTREDVVEFHCHGGIMAVQQVQQLCIAQGARLAQPGEFTLRAFLNGRLDLTQAEGIADLVGAQSPQAAQAALAGLQGRLMQPIQTLRSACLDMLAEVEARIDFEEDLPPLDEPAICQQLTDALAEVRRILDTAHQGELLRSGLKVAIVGRPNVGKSSLLNAWSRCDRAIVTDLPGTTRDVVESQLVVGGIPVQVLDTAGIRDAADQVERMGIERSRQAAQSADLVLLTLDAAAGWTAEDQRLYDTVKHRPLIFVVNKLDLVDSSSLPTLPDSALPVVYTAAAQNQGIEALEQTILKTVQADNLSAANLDLAINQRQAAALARAQAALEQVQETINNQLPLDFWTIDLRIAIQALGEITGNEITESMLDEIFSRFCIGK